Proteins from a genomic interval of Polaribacter sp. Q13:
- a CDS encoding Yip1 family protein, with product MTKLKSLWKKPTKTFELILSEKISWFKVFLFFSSNGIVFSYYLMKSKGLIKIESFKETIISIIMMLIFGIIYGVISNFSIGFFIKQTGKIFGGKNDLKKIYNVLSWSYLPSTFSVYFIIVNILMARVLTTEIESIVAIILALLVGIFSLAQAILGIWQLILIFKGLKVAQELNSLKTILNYITGAGIFGIIYYYLIFPHL from the coding sequence ATGACGAAACTAAAATCCTTATGGAAAAAACCTACAAAAACTTTTGAATTAATTCTTTCTGAAAAAATTAGTTGGTTTAAAGTTTTTTTATTTTTCAGTTCTAACGGTATTGTCTTTTCATACTACTTAATGAAATCTAAAGGTTTAATAAAAATTGAATCTTTTAAAGAAACTATAATCTCAATTATTATGATGTTAATCTTTGGCATTATATATGGAGTTATTTCAAATTTTAGTATTGGATTTTTTATTAAACAAACTGGAAAAATATTTGGCGGAAAAAATGACTTGAAAAAAATATATAATGTTTTGAGTTGGTCTTATTTACCATCAACTTTTTCTGTATATTTTATAATTGTAAATATTTTAATGGCGCGAGTTTTGACAACGGAAATTGAATCAATTGTTGCTATTATTTTAGCTTTATTAGTCGGAATTTTTTCTCTTGCTCAAGCAATTTTAGGAATTTGGCAATTAATTTTAATTTTTAAAGGGCTGAAAGTTGCGCAAGAATTGAATAGTTTGAAAACAATTTTGAATTATATAACGGGAGCTGGAATATTTGGAATTATTTATTATTATTTAATATTTCCACACTTATGA